Genomic window (Ureibacillus composti):
TTCCACAACATCCGCAACATTTGGCCTGTTAAGAAAAGAATTAATCAGCAATTTGGGAATGAAGAGAGCAAAAGCCTTTTTATTAAGATATGGTTGGAATTTAGGGGTCGCACACGCAAAAGAAGTGTTGAAAAATCCGACGAAGCTTGAAGATATGCTAAATAAGGGTGGAGAGTTACACTTACAAACCGGTCAAATTTCAAAGATGATTTCCGAAAGAACACTAGAAATTGGTGAAAATGGTGAGGTAATCTACATTTATGCAACAGGAAAATGGCTTGATTCATTTGAAGTGAAAGAGCATATAAAAAACCACGGAATTTCTGACCATCCAGTTTGTCACACCCTTGCCGGTCTTGGTAGCGGTTATACTTCTATGATTCTTAAAAGAAAAGTGTTTTTAAAGGAAATAAAATGCCGTGCAATGGGTCATGAAGATTGTGTGTATGAAATGCGGCTAGAAGAAGAATGGCATGATCATCCGGAAATGCTAGAAGAAATAAAACTATACAATGAAAGTAGTTTTATTGACGAATTAAATTATACTTATGAACAATTATTAGAACAAAAAAATTATATTGAAAAAGTATCTACATTTCATGATACGTTAACTACAAAATTGTCGGAGGGTCAGTCTATTGAGGAACTAGTTCGCACAGTTTCCGAAACGTTACACCTTCCCGTCACAGTTGAAGATTTAAACTTTCAAGCGCGAATTTATGAAGGATTTACCGAAGGGGAATATGAGAAGCTAAATGAAGACTTTTTAAATTCTTTATCAAGAACGAGAAGTGGGAAAATCCAATCTGTAACTTATAATAAAACGTTCATTATCCGAGGCCAATATCACAACCGCCTTGTCACACCTATTACAGTTCAAAAGCAAATCATTGGTTATTTTACATTTATTTATAAAGATAAAACTATTGAATTAGAGAACGACATGAAGTTTATTCAGCGTGCAGCTAGCTCTGCCGCATTATATTTTTTGAATGAAAAAACAAGTATTGAAGCAGTTGAAAACATGAAAGGTTATTTTTTCGAGCAACTGTTATTAAAACAATATGCTTCTGAATCTGGGGTAATTTATCGTGGATATTATATGGGGATTGATTTAAAAGAGCCGTACTATATTGCAACATTAAATTGTTCTTCTAATCAACGAGATACCTCAAGTATGGAGTTTTATGACCAAATTATTCAATCAATTACTAGATATCTAGAAATGCAAAGTTTTAATATATTAATTACAGAGTTTAACAAACAAATTGTGATGCTCTTGCCAAAGGTGCAAGATCTATCATTTATACTGGGGAATATTTTAAGCCACTTAAATAATCAGTTCCGAATAGTGAATTTTCGAATTGGACTTAGTAATGTAAGCGATACCATTGAACATATTACCGAGAGTCTAGAAGAGTCTCAAATTGCGCTTCGAATTAATAATGATGACCAGGTCGTTTATTTTGAAAATGCAAGTATAGTCGGTACGCTTATAAACTCGAAAAACATGATGACTATTAGAAGAAAAGCAGAAAAGGAATTGCAACCGATCTTACAGCTGAAGGAAGCGAAACGTGATGAACTCCTTAAAACGATGTATGTTTTCTTACTCAATGGTGGAAACCTTCAACAATCAATTAGTGATCTTTCTTTATCGATGAGTGGGCTTATGTATCGAGTTTCAAAAATCGAAAAATTATTAAATAAAGAATTACGAAATCCGATTGTTGCTTATGAATTATTGTTGATGTTAGATGCGCTTAAAATTTTAGGGGATATCGAAGTTTAGAAAATAATAGTATAAAAAATTATTTAAAATTGGGTGTTTTGTCAGTTATTTTATAGCTGAGGAAACACCCATTTTTATTATTTTTTTGATGAATAAAACGTTTTCAATCGATTTCGAAAAACCAATAAAATTTATTGAAATTTGCTTTTAAAGTTAAATGTTTTTTGTTCTTACAATTTTCTGAAAAAATCGATAAATTTGTATCAAGAAGTAAACTAATGGCACTGTAATTAATTGTTGAAAGTTTTAATACGGACATTGTCTTAACAAATTGGACGCGGTCATGGGGTGATGTAGGTTTCGAAAATGGGGGGGAATTCATTACCTTGAGCAGTTCAACATTGACACAGGCCAAAATAAAAAAAGGGGTGTAGTACATGAGTCAAGCGGTAAAACTAGAAAATCCTATTCTATTCGCAAGATCTTTAGTGAGTAAATTAAGAGAACGTGCACAAGAGACGGAAGATATTCGACGTATTCCAGAAGCCACTATTAAGGAGCTAAAAGAAGGCGGTTTATTTACAATGTTGAGACCTAAGCGTTATGGAGGTCAAGAATTAAACTTAAGGACTTATAGCGAAGCAGTAGTGGAAATTTCACGTGGTTGTGCCTCTACTGGTTGGATTGTTGCACTTTGTGCAATTCGCGAACTAATGGTAGCAGAATCTTTTTCTGAAAAGGCGCATGAAGAAATTTTTGGTCAAAACCCAGATGACGTTTTATTTGCTGGAGTCTATGAACCTAGAAAATGTATTGCGAAAAAAGTAGATGGTGGCTATCTAATCGAGGAAGGATTCTGGATGTTCTGTTCTGGCTCATTACATGCAACATGGGGTTACTTTGGGATGCCAGTGTATGACGAAGAAGGTGTTATGATTGACCAAAAGTTAATGACCCTTCCCTTTAAAGAACTAGAAATTAACGATGATTGGCATACTTTAGGCTTAAGAGGAACAGGTAGTAATAGTGTGACAATGAAAAATGTTTTCATTCCAGATCATCGTGTAACGTCATTTAATGAAGCATTAAATGGAAACTTTGAATCAACACACTTACGCGATATCCCACTATATCATTCAGCACTATTCCCAGGTTTAATTTTATCACTTGGCTTACCTGGTTTAGGTGTCATTAAAAATGCACTTGAGATTTTCAAAGATGCACTTCCATACCGTCGAGCAGTTCATATGGGCGTTGAATTTGTAAAAGATGCTTCAAGCACACATGCAATTTTAGCAGAAGCGACATTAAAAGTTGAAACAGCTGAACATTATTTCTATAACTTAGCTGATGAAATTGATCGATGGGCAAGCAAGAAAAAATATATGGATCGACCAGCTCGTGTAAAAGCTTTAGCAGACATCGGATACGCAAATAAATTATTAAAAGAGGCACTAGATTTATTACTAGCTGGTAGTGGTTCAGGTTTCGTTTATGATGGTCATCCAATGCAACGCATCATTCGAGATTTCTTAACACTACATTCTCACCGTTCATTATCTCCAATTATTACCCTAGAAAACTATGGACGCGTGTTATCAGGCTTAGAGTCAAATGCATTACGTTATTAAATGAAATATTGTATCCGTTTACAAACTGTACAGCGTGAAGGGAATTTGGACTATTACTCCTAATTCCTTTCATTCAAGTGAAGTGGAAAACACTTATTTATTTTACTAGATTTCTTTATTGATGGGGGAGCTTATATGACAAAACCTGAAATTTCAAAGTTGGGGTATGTTTCGCTAGTTTCAACTGATTTAGAAAAGTCACTAGTCTTTTTTAAGGAAGTGATTGGGCTAGAAGAAACAGAAGTTGTGGATGGAGTTCACTATTTACGGGCATGGGGTGATTTCCAACATCATACGTTATCCATTCGTCAAGGTGACCGAGCTTATGTAAGTCATATTAGTTGGCGTACTAAACAAAAAGAAGATGTACTTGCATTTAAAGAGTTACTTGAAAATGAAGGGATTAATGTTCAAAAAATTGAACCTTGGACAACACCAGGTATTGGGGAAGCTATTCGCTTTACAGTACCAAGTGGTCACACGTTTGAACTGTATTATGATGTAAAAAAACCTGCAGCAGATGAAAAAAGAGCATCGGTTCTTAAAAATCAAACATATAAAGCGTGGGCGAAAGGGATCTCTCCTAGAAGAATTGACCACGTAAATCTTCATACATCAGAAGACTGGAAAGAAACTTATTCATTCTTCCAAGACGTTTTAGGATTTAAATTACGTGAATATCTAAAGGAAGACGAAAGTAATCAAATTTTAGCAGGCTGGATGAGTGTGACGGCATTAGTACATGATGTGGCACTTGTATCCCGTCAAAAGGATGAGCTTCCAACACCTGCACGTTTACACCATCTATCGTATTGGGTAGATGATTCACAAGACGTCTTACGAGCTGCAGATATTTGTAGAGAACATGGTTTAAATTTCTGTGGACCTGGAAAACACAGTATTTCTCAAGCTCTTTACTTATATGTTGCAGATCCAGGTAGTGGTTGTACAGTTGAAGTATTTAGTGGTGGGTATTTAATTTTTGAACCAGATTGGGAACCCGTTGCGTGGAATGCATCAGAACGAGCATTTGGTAATACGTACTGGGGAGACAGTATTACGAAAAAAGAAATTATCAAACATACAATCGAGGCTTAATTGTCTCAAAAGGGGAGGAATTTCGCATGGTGAACGTAACTAGTCAAATTACAAGTGAACTGATTAAAACAGAGGATTTTGAAACATTTTTAAATCGTTCAGGTGAAGGAAATGAAGAAACAATTTTATTTTTACATGGTTCTGGCCCTGGAGTAACTTCTATTGCGAACTGGCAAGCTGCATTAACAGATGCAGGTGAAAAGTTTCATTGCTTAGCACCTGATTTATATGGTTTTGCGGGCAGTAGCCATCCTGATGAGCCCTTAAAAAATCGACAACAATGGATGGATCAGTGGGTTAAACAAATTATTCAATTGCTAGATCATTTAGGAGTAGAAAAAACTCACCTTGTTGGAAATTCGTTAGGATGTTCAGTAGCTCTCGAGTTATTAATCGAATATCCAGAACGAGTTAATAAGGTCGTGTTAATGGGACCTGGTGGAACACCAAACACAAAAATTAGTTATGAATTAGCAAGAGCAAAAAGTTTCTATGACAATCCTTCTAAGAAAAAACTTCAACAAATAATGAGTTGGTTCGTCTATGATGCAGAAAAAATGAGGCCAACAATTGAAGCCATAACAGATAGTCGCTACGAAAATGCGATGAGACCAGAAGTTCGCCGCTCTAACGACTCAATCTTTTCAACGGTTGCTGTGCCTGTTCCTACAGTAGCATTAAACCGTATTGAAAATGAAGTACTTCTTGTACACGGTTTAAATGATAAAGTTTGCTCAATTGAATCAAGTTATTATCTATTAGAGCACTTGAAAAATGCACACCTTCATGTATTTGGTCAATGTGGTCACTGGACGCAATTAGAAGAAAAAGATCGTTTTAATCATTTGATTCAAGAATTCTTCTCAAATAAATTATAAAGAATAAATCACTCGGGTGTTTTCGAGGAGCTGAATATATGTCGAACAACGAAAGCTTTGATTACCAAACAGATGTTGTTGTAATTGGTGCGGGGAATGCAGCTATGTGTGCTGCAATTTCTGCAAGTGAGAACGGTGCGAGAGTCATCGTTTTAGAAAAGTCTCCTGAGCGGGAAAAGGGCGGAAATACAACGTTTACTCATGGTTCCATACGGTTTGCTTATAACGATCAAAACGATATTAAGGAAATCATCCCTGATATGGAGGAAGAAGATTTCCGTATCACTGATTTTGGAAGCTATACAGAGGAACAGTTTTATGAGGACCTTTGTATTATGACAGATTATAAAACAGATCCTACGCTTGCTTCCATATTAACAGGTGAAAGCTTTGAAACGATGAAGTGGTTAGTAAAACACAATATTCGTTTCATACCGATTTATGGAAGACAGGCTTTCAAAATCGATGGCATCTTTAAATTTTGGGGTGGAATGGTATTAGAGTCTGTTGGCGGTGGTGCTGGTTTAGTTGATGCCCTACATCTTGAGGCTTCAAGACTTGGTGCAACAATACTGTATGAAACAATGGCTGTAGAATTACTCCATAATGATGATGGGATCTATGGAGTCGTAATAAAAGAAAAAGGAAAAACGAAGCGAATTCACACAAATTCAGTTGTGTTGGCTTCTGGTGGATTCCATGCAAATGTGGAAATGCGTACAAAGTATTTAGGTCAGAAATGGGATATCGTCCATACTCGTGGTAGCAGGTACAATACGGGGGAAGGAATCCAAATGGCGCTAAATATCGGGGCATTACCAGCCGGGAATTGGTCCACAGCGCATTCTGTAACAGGTGACCGATATTTACCTGATTTTGAAGAAGGATTCCAAAGATTAAGTTATCCATTCGGCATTATGGTCAATGCTGATGGAAAACGTTTTGTTGATGAAGGAGCCGATTTCCGAAATTATACGTATGCAAAATATGGTCGCATCATTTTACAGCAGCCTAATAATTGTGCATGGCAAATTTTCGATGCGAAAGTAGCACCATTATTGCGTGAAGAGTACAAAGGGAAAAAAGTAACGAAAGTAAAAGCTAACACACTAGAAGAATTAGCAGATAAAATTGGCGAAATTCATAAAGTGAACTTCCTTCAGGAAATTAAATCTTACAATGAATCAATCGATCAATCGACACCATTTAATCCAAATATCAAAGATGGTCGTCAAACAATAGGTCTTAATGTACCGAAAACGAATTGGGCAAATACCATTGATACAGCACCTTTCGAAGCATATGCGGTTACGTGCGGAATTACCTTCACATTTGGAGGATTAAAAATAAATGAACGCGCAGAAGTACAAAGCATTCAATATAATAAAATTAATGGATTGTATGCGGCGGGAGAAGTAGTTGGTGGTCTGTTCTATTCAAATTATCCAGGCGGTGCAGGTTTAATGGCAGGCTCTGTTTTCGGAAAAATAGCTGGGGAAAATGCTGCTAAACATGCAGTTCAAACTACTGTTGTTAAGTAACGCATTAAAAAGTTGCCTCTTTTTAGAGAGGCGACTTTTTTAATGTAGAGTTAAACTGCTCCAAAAAATTTCGAATCACTATCTTGGATATCCCAATAGGTAATACTAAAATTTCTCCTTTTCACTCACCATTGATTAGTTAAAATATTCCTTCATATCTACAGGAGCTGAGACTTGGTTTAGGCCAATAAGCAACTTTAAGCGTGCTTTTTGTCCATTGATTCCAGTGGCAAAGATGACGCCTAATTCTTCTAAGCTTTTTCCGCCACCTTCATAACCGTAGACACCTTCAGCAATCCCATTAAAACAGCGAGAAACCGCTACAACTGGTATGTTTGCATTAAGTAACTTCTTAATTCCTTTTACCACATCAGGCGGAACATTCCCCTGACCCAATCCTTCAAGTACCACTCCATCATAGTGGCATTCCATAAGCATCTCTACTAAATCAGCTTCCATTCCCGCATAAACTTTTAATAATGCAACTCGTTTTTGAATAGAATGTACTTCGACGAAACGTCTACGAATCGGTGCATGATGAAAATGCACAACTTTTTTTGTGACTAATCCAATCGGTCCGTATTGGGGACTTTGGAAAGTATTAATACTTGAAGTTGACGTTTTTGTAATATTAAAAGAATGATGAATTTCATCATTCATCACAACGATGACTCCTTTGTCCCGAGCATTCTCATCACAAGCCACTCGAACCGCTTCTACTAAATTATAAACTCCGTCTGCCCCTAATTCGTTTGATGAGCGCATCGCACCTGTTAAGACAATAGGAAATGAAAATTGTGTCGTTAACTCTAAGAAGTAAGCTGTTTCTTCTAATGTATCTGTTCCATGTGTAATGACAATCCCATCGACTTGGCCATTATTTGCTTGTTTCATGATGAGATCACGTAATTCAAGCATTTCTTTTGGTGTTATATGCGGGGATGGTAAATTAAAGGCTTCGATTTCAGTAATATTAGCAAATTCAGCAAGCTTTTGGCTGATGCCAATTAGTGGATTTTGCTCATTTGGTAACACGGCACCAGTTTCATTCATTTTCATTGAAATGGTTCCACCAGTATGTATAAGTAAAATGTTTTTTTTCATTGTAAAATTTCCCCCGTTCAATAAATTCATTCCTATTTAATGATATAATGAAAAGTGAAGCATTTGTATAGCTAAAGTTCTTTTTGTGAGTGTTTATTTGGAAGTTTACATATGATATAATGGCTCTTATTTTGCGCATTTTCTGTAGGAAACTAAAGAAAACTTGTGACAGCACAAATACTCAAGTGAATATTTTATGTGAAAGGAGCGCAACGAATGTTTATATTGGTTACGGCAGCGATTGCGCCCGGTTTAGCATTATTAAGTTATTTTTATTTACGAAATCAAATGGCGACGGAGCCGCGTAGAACATTAATTCAATCCTTTATTTTGGGAGCACTAATTACATTCCCAATCATGTTTATTCAATATGTCCTAAAAGAGGAAGGCACTATAACAAATCCATTTGTTTCAAATGTGTTACTTTCGAGTGGGATGGAAGAGTTTTTTAAGTGGTTAATTATTTTTTCCTTCATCTATCGTCATGTTGAATTTGATGATCCGTACGATGGTTTATTATATGGCGCTGGTACATCATTAGGATTTGCAACCGTTGAAAATTTATTATATTTACTTTCATTCGGTATTGATTCTGCTTTCTTGCGAGCACTTTTACCAGTATCTAGTCATGCATTATTTGGCGTTGTGATGGGATACTATTTCGGTAAAAGTAAATTTGCAAAAAATGATAAGGCAGTCGAATATTTAATTTTATCATTATTTGTTCCTATGATTTTACATTTGGTTTATAACTCTATTTTAACCTTTAAAGGTTTTTGGATATCTTTAATTGCTCCATTTATGTTCTATTTATGGTGGCTTGCATTACGAAAAGTAAAACTCGCCCATCAACATTTAGTTGATCATTTAATTGAACAAAATAAAATTTAACGGTTTTTATTTTCGCTTAATACGTGAAAATAAAAACCGTTTTTTCATTAAAACGTATAAAAGCCACAATTTTTTACATGCTATGAAAAAGGAGTGATATAGAGTGATAAGAACATTAATTATTGCTGTCATTTTGACGTTTGGCACAATCTCAATAGTCAAACCACCTGAAACTTATGCATTCTCAGGCCAAGTAATTGAGCGCGGAGCCTTTGGAGACGATGTCATAGAATTACAAGCAAGACTCCAGTACTTAGGATTTTATAATGGAAGAATTGATGGAAAGTTTGGATATGGAACTTATTGGGCACTTCGGAATTTCCAACAACAATATGGATTAACAGTCGATGGAGTTGCTGGGAAATCGACAAAAGATAAACTGGCTAATAATAGTGATTTTGACAAGGAATGGGTACACACTCAAATTAATGCGGGTAATGAATTTACTTATTACGGTGGAAAACCATTAGATCAACAAGTGAAAACGAATAATGGAACTGCGAAGAAGGGAGCATCTAATAGTGCCAGTGTTCAACTTCCAGTAAAGTATTCAGAACGTGATTTGCAGCTAATGGCAAATGCTGTTTATGGTGAATCTCGTGGTGAACCTTATGAAGGACAAGTGGCAGTGGCTGCGGTCATTTTAAATCGTTTAGAATCACCAGACTTTCCTAACTCAATTTCAGAAATTATTTTCCAACCAGGTGCATTTACTGCAGTTGCTGATGGACAAATTTGGTTAACTCCAAATGAACGAGCGAAAGAAGCAGTTCTTGATGCAATGAATGGCTGGGATCCGACAGAAAACGCATTATATTATTTTAATCCTAAAACAGCGACAAGTAAGTGGATCTGGTCTAGACCACAAATCAAACAGATTGGTGAACATATTTTCTGCTATTAAAAAATAAAGGAGGGACGGTATGAAAAACTTAGTATATTTGATGGCTATTGCTATTTTGGCACTTGGATTATATGCGTACGATACAAAAGCAGACAATGCTAGCTTACAAAAAACGCTTCATGCACAATATACAAATTCATTAGCAGGGGCATCTGAGAAATTATCCAACCTACAAGATTCAGTTTCTCAATCATTATTATTTCAAGATGAAGCCGCACTTAACAATGAGTTAGATAACATTTGGCGAGTTAGTAATGAATTGCGCTCGGATATTAGTAGTTTACCGCTAACAAGAGAAGTATCAAACGATTGGATACGTTATATTGGTAATATCGGTGAAGAGGCGAAATTAGCTGCGGAAACTGGAGATTATAAAAGTTGGCAAAAAAAGATGTCTGTCGTTAATTCAAATCTAAATGCTTTATCAGATGAATGGACAGTGGCTACTTCCATATACTTTGACCAAGATGGTGACTTTTCTAAGTGGGAACGTGTAGCAGGATTAGAACCGGACGAATCACCGTTTAAAAATATCTCAGCCAACTTAAAGAACTATTCTGAAACTGACTTCCCATTAACAGCCAGTGAGTCGGATTATAAAAAGAAAATTGAACTTAAACATATTGAAGATGAAGAAATCACAAAAGATCAAGCCATTGATGTACTAGAAATGTTACTCCCTGGAATTAAAGATGCAACCTATACAGTAACACAAAGTAAAAAAGATGCTGCTTATCCTTTCTATCACATTCAGTTTGTGAAGGGTAGCAGAGTTGGATATGCAGATATTACTGTGAAAGGTGGACATATTTTATCTTTCTTATCTGAACGTCCTGTTCAAGAAAAGAAAGGTGTCACACAAGAAGAAATTAGGAAATTAACTAAACAATTTTTAGAGCGAGCGGGATATAAAGATTTAGAAATTGTTGAAGAACGTGAAAACCATGAAGCTTGGCATATTTCGTTGGCACGTGTAGTAGATGTAGGTGAGGAGAAAGCTTATGTTTACCCAGACGGAGTTCAATTAAAAGTTTCGAAAGATAGCGGAGAGCTTCTTGGACTAAATGCAATGGAATATATTCAAAAAGAACAAATTAAAGAACAACCTGTTAAGCCAATTGATTGGAAAACATTCTTCAGACCAGGTGCGGTTGTAGAAGAAGAAAGAATGGCTTATACAGAAAACGATCAATTTATGTTAAGACTTTGTTATGAAGTGATTGTTCGTATGGATGACAAATCAAACGATACGTTCCGAATTGTTGTTGATACAGATACGCATGAAGTGGTAAAAGTGGAAAATTTAATGTAAATTTAGTGGAAATTATAGAAAAATAGGTTAATTCGTGTAATAATTTTATTATTATACTTACACGAGGCGAACCTATGGAACTAAAAATTGGAACAACACTAACATTGGAATCTATTCACTCAGAGCGATCTGAAAAGTTTCACTGTAAAATTGTAGAACTAAAAAATCAAGTTATTTATATAGACTATCCAATAAATACAGTGACGAAAAAAACAGCTTTTTTATTAGATGGAGCACAATTTCACGCCACGATAACAAATCAACATGTGAGTTTTGCTTTTAAGACGGAAGTATTAGGACGTGTCGTGAAAAACATACCAATGATTATACTCTCTTGCCCACCAAAAGAAGAGTTCATTAAAGTTCAACGACGCCAATTTGTCCGTGTTAATACATCTGTTGACGTTGCAGTAGAATTTAATAATCAATACTTTCAATTTGTTACAGATGATATAAGTGCCGGTGGATTGGCTCTCATTTTAAAATCAAGTGTTTTATTTAAAGAAAACGATGATGTCAAATTAACAATTGTTCTCCCTTATAAAAATAAAGAAATTCGCTATGTTCGGACGGATGCAAAGGTAATTCGAATATTTGAACGAAACGGCATTAAATTAGCTTCACTTGAGTTATTTGATACGGATGAGGTGGACAAGCAATACATTGTACGTTTCTGTTTTGAAAGACAATTATTAAATCGAAATAAAGAACTTAATATTTAACCTACCTTTTATCATATAAAGGTAAGTCTTTACATGTAGTGTAGTTGGAGTTTGAATAACTTTGGCTACACTTTTTATTATTCCAGAAAATGTATCACAATAGGTTGATGAAAGTTTCTCACTTAGGCAAGGGTGTTTCATATTAAA
Coding sequences:
- a CDS encoding flagellar brake domain-containing protein, whose protein sequence is MELKIGTTLTLESIHSERSEKFHCKIVELKNQVIYIDYPINTVTKKTAFLLDGAQFHATITNQHVSFAFKTEVLGRVVKNIPMIILSCPPKEEFIKVQRRQFVRVNTSVDVAVEFNNQYFQFVTDDISAGGLALILKSSVLFKENDDVKLTIVLPYKNKEIRYVRTDAKVIRIFERNGIKLASLELFDTDEVDKQYIVRFCFERQLLNRNKELNI